From one Funiculus sociatus GB2-C1 genomic stretch:
- a CDS encoding secondary thiamine-phosphate synthase enzyme YjbQ — translation MQIINKLIEVETDTGIGIYNITPQIEKILHLTSVRNGQVLVFSRHTTTALAINENEERLLEDVKIHLEKLAPASGSYLHNDLHLRDVPDDEPINAHSHLMAMMLSTSEVIPIVDGKLALGTWQSILFFELDGSRKRSVSVQISGE, via the coding sequence ATGCAGATTATTAACAAACTCATTGAAGTAGAAACCGACACGGGAATTGGGATTTATAACATTACGCCTCAAATCGAGAAAATTCTTCATCTAACCTCAGTTAGAAATGGTCAAGTTCTAGTCTTTTCTCGCCACACGACGACAGCTTTAGCTATCAACGAAAATGAAGAAAGATTGCTGGAAGATGTCAAAATCCACTTAGAAAAGTTAGCGCCTGCTTCCGGAAGCTACTTACATAACGATCTACATTTACGAGATGTGCCTGATGATGAACCCATCAATGCTCACTCTCACCTAATGGCAATGATGCTCAGTACCAGTGAGGTGATTCCTATCGTAGATGGTAAATTGGCTCTAGGAACTTGGCAATCCATCTTATTTTTTGAGTTGGATGGTTCCC